Proteins encoded within one genomic window of Diorhabda sublineata isolate icDioSubl1.1 chromosome 1, icDioSubl1.1, whole genome shotgun sequence:
- the LOC130452515 gene encoding DNA polymerase eta — protein MTHTERVVILIDMDCFYCQVEEKLNPEYEGKPIAVVQYNEWRGGGIIAVNYPARQCGVTRHMRGEDAKHKCPDIILAKVPQIRGKADLTKYRDAGKRVADVLKTFTAILERASVDEAYLDVTDEVLNKMQNGIDDITADKLKNTHVVGYEMEDFVENLSNAEFTESNLKLCLGGIICEEIRAEVLKQTGYKCSAGIAHNKILAKLACGLHKPNRQTILPQDSVAAYFETVPIKKITGLGGKFGQEVLEVLEITKMGELVEFSEHQLIEKFGTKNGSWLYNIARGIDTEPVVSKLISKSIGCCKRFPGRSSLTTFAVIQHWMNELALEISERLQKDIKENNRKAKQMVISFSQELNNKVISSSRTISLKSYERSTIAQDGAEVIKRSCQKPNDSYNVTFLGISITNFQDLKKSSKDIASYFAKINADRPITNDIPIQLGELISDEKNPEQIKSDDENEDLEDDTNAAHSVYSASTEDLEEDPSTYIYFEDIYPEFVSSQPLDNYFGNDNEITSLVSQEWNKIELEKRMKSSQSFFEKYFSNSELETSDKNITEVNDPECVEATNSSNRVNKSETEVSPNEHYCPECKTYIPLEDFDSHSDYHVAVKIQAELNKQIASTSYKTPTTKVKQKKNYSNSNIKDFFRPA, from the exons aataattgCAGTTAATTACCCAGCTAGACAGTGTGGAGTAACAAGACATATGAGAGGAGAAGATGCCAAACATAAATGCCCAGATATTATATTAGCGAAAGTTCCACAAATTAGAGGAAAAGCAGATTTAACAAA ATACAGAGATGCTGGAAAAAGAGTAGCAGatgttttgaaaacttttacggCTATATTGGAAAGAGCATCAGTGGATGAAGCATATTTAGATGTAACCGATgaggttttaaataaaatgcagAATGGAATTGATGATATAACTgctgataaattgaaaaatactcatgTTGTTGGTTATGAGATGGAagattttgtggaaaatttatcaaatgcAGAATTCACAGAAAGCAATTTAAAGTTATGCTTAGGTGGTATTATATGTGAAGAAATAAGAGCAGAGGTTTTAAAACAAACag gatATAAATGTTCAGCTGGCATAGctcacaataaaatattagcaAAACTTGCTTGCGGATTACATAAACCAAATAGACAAACTATTCTACCGCAAGATTCGGTTGCAGCGTATTTTGAAACCGttcctataaaaaaaattaccggCTTAGGTGGAAAGTTTGGCCAGGAAGTGTTAGAAGTATTAGAAATTACCAAAATGGGAGAATTAGTGGAGTTTTCCGAACATCAGctcattgaaaaatttggaactAAAAATGG TTCATGGTTATATAACATTGCCAGAGGAATTGATACAGAACCTGTTGTGTCGAAACTAATATCAAAATCTATCGGTTGCTGTAAAAGATTTCCTGGACGATCGTCTTTAACAACTTTCGCTGTAATCCAACATTGGATGAATGAATTAGCCTTAGAAATATCCGAGAGGTTGCAAAAAgatataaaggaaaataatagaaaagcgAAACAGATGGTGATCAGTTTTTCCCAAGAATTGAATAATAAGGTTATCAGTAGCTCCCGTACAATTTCATTGAAATCTTATGAACGCTCCACAATAGCTCAGGATGGCGCAGAAGTTATTAAAAGGAGTTGTCAGAAACCGAATGATTCTTACAATGTTACTTTTCTTGGGATcagtattacaaattttcaagatttgaaaaaatctagTAAGGATATAGCTTCgtattttgcaaaaattaatGCAGATAGACCGATAACAAACGACATTCCGATTCAATTAGGCGAACTCATTTCAGATGAAAAGAATCCGGAACAAATTAAAAGCGATGATGAAAACGAAGATTTAGAAGACGATACGAATGCCGCACACAGTGTCTATTCTGCTTCAACAGAAGATTTAGAAGAGGATCCAAGTACATACATATATTTCGAAGATATTTACCCCGAGTTTGTTTCAAGTCAACCTTTAGACAATTATTTTGGTAACGATAATGAAATAACATCTTTAGTATCGCAAGAATGGAATAAAATCGAATTAGAAAAGAGAATGAAATCATCCcaatcttttttcgaaaaatatttctccAATTCCGAATTAGAAACTTCCGATAAGAATATTACGGAGGTTAACGATCCCGAATGTGTAGAAGCGACTAATTCGTCAAATCGTGTAAACAAATCAGAAACGGAAGTATCACCTAACGAACATTATTGCCCCGAATGTAAAACTTATATTCCTCTAGAAGATTTCGATAGTCACAGTGATTATCATGTAGCAGTAAAGATACAAGCggaattaaataaacaaatcgCCTCTACATCTTATAAAACTCCAACTactaaagtaaaacaaaaaaaaaactattctaaTAGCAatattaaagatttttttagACCCgcgtaa